A stretch of Gopherus evgoodei ecotype Sinaloan lineage chromosome 12, rGopEvg1_v1.p, whole genome shotgun sequence DNA encodes these proteins:
- the DBNDD1 gene encoding LOW QUALITY PROTEIN: dysbindin domain-containing protein 1 (The sequence of the model RefSeq protein was modified relative to this genomic sequence to represent the inferred CDS: inserted 2 bases in 1 codon) gives MEAPGGAGTPERVREAQTLERAAGILAHGPVEEPPSPPAAEQGGIPIPSSGLLQVAERRQPLSSVSSLEVHFDALDLIELPEVWDQEHAEVFADSDDENVASESPAGLHPHPIPRAGDLPSPSWTTTKGEQGREKKHLSDSELQXFLAGERPQEE, from the exons AACGGGTGAGAGAAGCCCAAACGCTGGAGCGAGCTGCAGGCATCCTGGCACATGGGCCGGTGGAGgagcctcccagcccccctgccgcGGAGCAAGGAGGGATCCCCATCCCCAGCTCGGGCCTGCTGCAGGTCGCTGAACGGAGAC AGCCTCTGAGCAGTGTGTCCTCCCTGGAGGTGCACTTCGACGCGCTGGATCTGATTGAGCTGCCGGAAGTGTGGGACCAGGAGCACGCCGAGGTCTTCGCTGACTCCGACGACGAGAACGTAGCCAGCGAGTCCCCTGCCG GTCTGCACCCGCACCCCATTCCTCGGGCAGGGGACCTGCCATCCCCCTCCTGGACAACGACCAAAGGCGAGCAGGGGCGGGAGAAGAAACACCTCAGTGACTCCGAGCTGCA GTTCCTGGCGGGGGAGAGGCCTCAGGAGGaatag